From a single Streptomyces misionensis genomic region:
- a CDS encoding HPr family phosphocarrier protein: protein MAERRVNVGWAEGLHARPASIFVRAASASGIPVTISKAGGTPVNAASMLGVLGLGAQGGEEIVLASDAEGAEAALDRLAKLVAEGLEELPETV, encoded by the coding sequence ATGGCTGAGCGCCGCGTCAACGTCGGCTGGGCCGAGGGTCTCCACGCCCGCCCCGCCTCCATCTTCGTCCGGGCCGCGTCGGCCTCGGGCATCCCGGTGACGATCTCCAAGGCCGGCGGCACCCCGGTCAACGCGGCCAGCATGCTCGGCGTCCTGGGGCTGGGCGCCCAGGGCGGCGAGGAGATCGTGCTCGCCTCCGACGCCGAGGGCGCCGAGGCCGCCCTGGACCGGCTGGCCAAGCTGGTCGCCGAGGGCCTGGAAGAGCTGCCCGAGACCGTCTGA
- a CDS encoding M16 family metallopeptidase, producing the protein MDFHPRPEPGEARPWAFPAPERAALDNGLTVLRCHRPGQQVVAVEVLLDAPLDAEPAGLDGVATIMARAFSEGTDRHSAEEFAAELERAGATLDAHADHPGIRLSLEVPASRLAKGLGLVADALRAPAFAESEIERLVRNRLDEIPHELANPARRAAKELSRELFPASSRMSRPRQGTEETVEKIDAPAVRAFYERHVRPGTATAVVVGDLTGIDLDALLADTLGAWTGTPGEPRPVPAVTADDTGRVVIVDRPGAVQTQLLIGRIGPDRHDRVWPAQVLGTYCLGGTLTSRLDRVLREEKGYTYGVRSFGQVLRSAPDGTGASMLAISGSVDTPNTGPALDDLWKVLRTLAAEGLTDAERDVAVQNLVGVAPLKYETAAAVASTLADQVEQHLPDDFQATLYRQLAATGTVEATAAVVNAFPVDRLVTVLVGDAAQIKAPVEALGIGDVTVVAAE; encoded by the coding sequence ATGGACTTCCACCCCCGGCCGGAGCCCGGCGAGGCCAGGCCCTGGGCCTTCCCGGCCCCCGAGCGCGCCGCGCTCGACAACGGCCTGACCGTGCTGCGCTGCCACCGCCCCGGCCAGCAGGTCGTCGCCGTGGAGGTGCTGCTCGACGCGCCGCTGGACGCCGAGCCGGCCGGCCTGGACGGCGTGGCCACCATCATGGCGCGGGCCTTCTCCGAGGGCACCGACCGGCACTCCGCCGAGGAGTTCGCCGCCGAGCTGGAGCGCGCGGGCGCCACCCTCGACGCGCACGCCGACCACCCCGGCATCCGGCTCAGCCTGGAGGTCCCCGCCTCCCGCCTGGCCAAGGGCCTCGGCCTGGTCGCCGACGCGCTGCGCGCCCCCGCCTTCGCCGAGAGCGAGATCGAGCGCCTGGTCCGCAACCGTCTGGACGAGATCCCGCACGAGCTGGCGAACCCCGCCCGCCGTGCCGCCAAGGAGCTGTCCAGGGAGCTGTTCCCGGCGTCCTCGCGCATGTCCCGGCCGCGCCAGGGCACCGAGGAGACCGTCGAGAAGATCGACGCGCCCGCCGTGCGCGCCTTCTACGAGCGCCATGTGCGCCCCGGCACGGCCACCGCCGTGGTGGTCGGCGACCTCACCGGCATCGACCTGGACGCGCTGCTCGCCGACACCCTGGGCGCCTGGACCGGCACGCCCGGCGAGCCCCGGCCCGTGCCGGCGGTGACGGCCGACGACACCGGACGCGTCGTCATCGTGGACCGGCCCGGCGCCGTCCAGACGCAGCTGCTCATCGGCCGGATCGGCCCGGACCGGCACGACCGGGTGTGGCCCGCCCAGGTGCTCGGCACCTACTGCCTGGGCGGCACCCTCACCTCCCGCCTGGACCGCGTGCTGCGCGAGGAGAAGGGCTACACCTACGGGGTGCGCTCCTTCGGCCAGGTCCTGCGCTCCGCCCCGGACGGCACCGGCGCGTCGATGCTCGCCATCAGCGGCTCGGTGGACACGCCCAACACCGGCCCCGCCCTGGACGACCTGTGGAAGGTGCTGCGCACCCTCGCGGCGGAGGGCCTGACCGACGCCGAGCGGGACGTCGCCGTGCAGAACCTCGTCGGGGTCGCGCCGCTGAAGTACGAGACCGCGGCGGCCGTCGCGAGCACCCTCGCCGACCAGGTCGAGCAGCACCTGCCCGACGACTTCCAGGCGACGCTGTACCGGCAACTGGCCGCCACGGGCACGGTGGAGGCGACCGCGGCCGTCGTCAACGCCTTCCCGGTGGACCGCCTGGTGACCGTCCTGGTCGGTGACGCGGCGCAGATCAAGGCGCCGGTCGAGGCGCTGGGCATCGGCGACGTCACCGTGGTGGCGGCCGAGTAA
- a CDS encoding DUF5998 family protein, which translates to MDAMAKTSTTTQGLRAAIERSGYYPALVAEAVEAAVGGEPIRSYLVHQETTFDQNEVRRHVTVLVLTANRFIVSHTDEQAADSTSPTPYATTSTESVKLGRISSVVVSRVVANPEQYTPGTLPREVVLTIGWGAVSRIDLEPAACGDPNCDADHGYTGNSTADDLSLRVSEAGDGPETVREALAFAQAISEATADVAR; encoded by the coding sequence ATGGACGCCATGGCCAAGACCAGTACGACGACCCAGGGGCTGCGCGCGGCGATCGAGCGCAGCGGCTACTACCCGGCCCTCGTGGCCGAGGCGGTGGAGGCCGCGGTGGGCGGCGAGCCCATCCGGTCGTACCTGGTCCACCAGGAGACCACGTTCGACCAGAACGAGGTACGCCGCCATGTGACCGTCCTGGTCCTCACCGCCAACCGCTTCATCGTCAGTCACACCGACGAGCAGGCCGCCGACAGCACCTCCCCGACGCCGTACGCCACCACCTCCACCGAGTCGGTCAAGCTCGGCCGGATCTCCTCCGTCGTGGTCAGCCGGGTGGTGGCCAACCCCGAGCAGTACACCCCGGGCACCCTGCCCCGCGAGGTCGTGCTGACCATCGGCTGGGGCGCGGTGAGCCGGATCGACCTGGAGCCCGCCGCCTGCGGCGACCCCAACTGCGACGCCGACCACGGCTACACCGGCAACTCCACGGCGGACGACCTCAGCCTGCGCGTCAGCGAGGCCGGGGACGGCCCGGAGACGGTGCGCGAGGCGCTCGCCTTCGCGCAGGCCATCTCGGAGGCGACCGCGGACGTCGCCCGCTGA
- a CDS encoding GntR family transcriptional regulator — translation MRIPAQSVCTAIRDDIVAGVLERGGRLTEEVLARRYGVSRVPVREALRTLEAEGFVVTRRHAGACVAEPSEQEAADLLEMRLLLEPLGAARAARRRTEAHLKVLRGLVRLGQERARRGDGEELRALDGWFHETLAQACGSPSLTSTLLQLRHKIAWMYVLDTPSDPVGTWAEHGTIVDAVARGDGARARAVTAQHAERAAAEHRLRVPGGAERVRTSQHAVNMSGAQN, via the coding sequence ATGCGTATTCCGGCGCAGTCGGTGTGCACGGCGATCCGGGACGACATCGTCGCGGGCGTCCTCGAACGCGGCGGCCGTCTCACCGAGGAGGTGCTGGCCCGTCGCTACGGGGTCTCGCGCGTCCCCGTGCGCGAGGCCCTGCGCACCCTGGAGGCGGAGGGCTTCGTGGTGACGCGCCGGCACGCGGGCGCCTGTGTGGCCGAGCCGAGCGAGCAAGAGGCCGCCGACCTGCTGGAGATGCGTCTGCTCCTGGAACCGCTCGGCGCCGCCCGGGCCGCCCGGCGACGCACCGAGGCGCATCTGAAGGTGCTGCGCGGACTGGTCAGGCTGGGGCAGGAGCGTGCCCGGCGGGGCGACGGCGAGGAACTGCGCGCGTTGGACGGCTGGTTCCACGAGACGCTGGCCCAGGCCTGCGGCAGCCCTTCGCTGACCTCCACCCTGCTTCAGCTGCGGCACAAGATCGCCTGGATGTACGTGCTCGACACGCCGTCGGACCCGGTCGGCACCTGGGCGGAGCACGGCACGATCGTGGACGCGGTGGCGCGCGGCGACGGGGCGCGCGCCCGCGCGGTGACCGCGCAGCACGCCGAGCGGGCGGCGGCCGAGCACCGGCTGCGCGTGCCCGGTGGCGCGGAGCGCGTGAGGACTTCGCAACATGCCGTAAACATGTCGGGCGCACAGAATTAA
- a CDS encoding M23 family metallopeptidase, giving the protein MAFMCATGKHRKPGRVKRTTAQAAGVAALTTTGVIGTLAASPALAAERPAEQTGLTPVLAASDDVAAHIDAQASAQQRAAERKAAQEAAAKRLKEAREAEARAAREAERKRLNAFVAPIAHSYVSTGYEASSSLWSSGSHTGIDFHAATGTPVHAVGVGTVVSTGWGGAYGNQIVIRMADGMYTQYGHLSSIGVTVGQQVTAGQQIGLSGATGNVTGPHLHFEARTSPDYGSDVDPVAYLRNHGVNV; this is encoded by the coding sequence ATGGCGTTCATGTGCGCCACCGGGAAGCACCGCAAGCCCGGCCGGGTCAAGCGAACCACCGCCCAGGCGGCCGGTGTCGCGGCCCTGACGACCACCGGCGTCATCGGCACCCTCGCGGCCTCCCCGGCGCTCGCCGCCGAGCGCCCCGCGGAACAGACCGGTCTCACCCCCGTACTCGCCGCGAGCGACGACGTCGCCGCGCACATCGACGCGCAGGCCAGCGCCCAGCAGCGGGCAGCCGAGCGCAAGGCGGCCCAGGAGGCCGCTGCCAAGCGGCTGAAGGAGGCGCGCGAGGCGGAGGCCCGCGCCGCCCGCGAGGCCGAGCGCAAGCGGCTGAACGCCTTCGTCGCCCCGATCGCGCACTCCTATGTGTCCACCGGCTACGAGGCCAGCAGCTCTCTGTGGTCCTCCGGGTCCCACACCGGCATCGACTTCCATGCCGCCACCGGCACCCCGGTGCACGCGGTCGGCGTCGGCACCGTCGTCTCCACCGGCTGGGGCGGGGCGTACGGCAACCAGATCGTGATCCGCATGGCCGACGGCATGTACACCCAGTACGGCCATCTGTCGTCCATCGGCGTCACGGTGGGCCAGCAGGTCACCGCCGGCCAGCAGATCGGCCTGTCCGGCGCCACCGGCAACGTCACCGGCCCGCACCTGCACTTCGAGGCGCGCACCAGCCCCGACTACGGCTCCGACGTCGACCCCGTCGCCTACCTGCGCAACCACGGCGTGAACGTCTGA
- a CDS encoding bifunctional GNAT family N-acetyltransferase/acetate--CoA ligase family protein: MRTSAEPQGRYEYPAHWEADVVLRDGGTARIRPITVDDADRLVHFYEQVSDESKYYRFFAPYPRLSAKDVHRFTHHDFVDRVGLAATVGGEFIATVRYDRIGAGGTPASAPADEAEVAFLVQDAHQGRGVASALLEHIAAVARERGIRRFTAEVLPANTKMIKVFTDAGYTQKRSFEDGVVRLEFDIEPTDRSLAVQRAREQRAEARSVQRLLAPGSVAVIGVGRAPGGVGRSVLANIKDGGYAGRLYAVNRAFPEDLAEVDGVSAYHCVRDIDGPVDLAVVAVPAEYVPAVVAECGEHGVQGLVVLSAGYAESGPEGKERQRALVQQARAYGMRIIGPNAFGVINTAPGVRLNASLAPEMPRPGRIGMFAQSGAIGIALLSRLHRRGGGVTGVSGVSTFVSAGNRADVSGNDVLQYWYEDPDTDVVLMYLETIGNPRKFTRLARRTAAAKPLVVVQGTGTAPQGHAVRATRLPHATVSALLRQAGVTRVDTITELVDAGLLLARQPLPAGPRVAILGNSESLGVLTYDRCLAEGLRPARPLDLTTGASAADFHRALSAALADDTNDSVVVTAIPAIGEASPGDAELAEALRSAAAAVPGKPVLVVHVELGGLAQALSAAASTAPAAADKASGDRGGAQPPRPAERPPTAVSPPEGARLIPAYPAAERAVRALAEAVRYGQWRREATDPGRVPEYEDIDEKGAARLIGELLARGEGLTISEAETCELLGKYGIRVRRALPAPTPDTAAEAARALGYPVALKATAPHLRHRADLGGVRLDLADEDQLRRAYAELSELFGKPEELRPVVQGMAPRGVDTVVRAVIDPAAGAVLSFGLAGAVSQLLDDTAHRLIPVTDRDATSLVRTIRTAPLLFGWRGSTPVDTPALEELLLRVSRLVDDHPEVVAVTLEPVVVAPRGANVLGATVRLAPPPARDDHGPRTMPTY; this comes from the coding sequence ATGCGAACCTCGGCGGAACCGCAGGGCCGGTACGAGTATCCCGCGCACTGGGAGGCGGACGTGGTGCTGCGGGACGGGGGCACCGCCCGCATCCGGCCCATCACCGTCGACGACGCCGACCGCCTGGTCCACTTCTACGAGCAGGTGTCGGACGAGTCCAAGTACTACCGCTTCTTCGCGCCCTACCCCCGGCTGTCCGCCAAGGACGTGCACCGCTTCACCCACCACGACTTCGTCGACCGGGTGGGGCTCGCGGCCACCGTGGGCGGCGAGTTCATCGCCACGGTCCGCTACGACCGCATCGGCGCCGGCGGCACCCCCGCGTCCGCGCCCGCCGACGAGGCGGAGGTCGCCTTCCTGGTGCAGGACGCCCACCAGGGCAGGGGAGTGGCCTCCGCGCTCCTGGAGCACATCGCGGCCGTCGCCCGCGAGCGGGGCATCCGCCGCTTCACCGCCGAGGTGCTGCCCGCCAACACCAAGATGATCAAGGTCTTCACGGACGCCGGCTACACCCAGAAGCGCAGCTTCGAGGACGGCGTCGTCCGCCTGGAGTTCGACATCGAGCCCACCGACCGCTCGCTCGCCGTGCAGCGCGCCCGCGAGCAGCGCGCCGAGGCCCGCTCGGTGCAACGGCTCCTCGCCCCCGGCTCCGTCGCGGTCATCGGCGTCGGCCGCGCCCCCGGCGGGGTGGGCCGCAGCGTCCTGGCCAACATCAAGGACGGCGGGTACGCGGGCCGGCTGTACGCGGTGAACAGGGCCTTCCCCGAGGACCTGGCGGAGGTCGACGGGGTGAGCGCGTACCACTGCGTGCGGGACATCGACGGCCCGGTGGATCTCGCCGTCGTCGCCGTACCGGCCGAGTACGTGCCCGCCGTGGTCGCCGAGTGCGGGGAACACGGCGTCCAGGGGCTCGTCGTGCTCAGCGCCGGGTACGCCGAGAGCGGACCCGAGGGCAAGGAGCGGCAGCGGGCGCTCGTGCAGCAGGCACGGGCGTACGGCATGCGGATCATCGGGCCCAACGCGTTCGGCGTCATCAACACCGCCCCCGGCGTACGGCTGAACGCCTCCCTCGCGCCCGAGATGCCGCGCCCCGGCCGCATCGGCATGTTCGCCCAGTCCGGCGCCATCGGCATCGCGCTGCTGTCCCGGCTGCACCGGCGCGGCGGCGGGGTCACCGGGGTCAGCGGCGTCTCCACCTTCGTCTCCGCGGGCAACCGCGCCGACGTCTCCGGCAACGACGTCCTCCAGTACTGGTACGAGGACCCGGACACCGACGTCGTCCTGATGTACCTGGAGACCATCGGCAACCCCCGCAAGTTCACCCGGCTCGCCCGGCGGACGGCGGCGGCGAAGCCCCTCGTCGTGGTGCAGGGGACCGGCACCGCGCCCCAGGGCCACGCGGTGCGCGCCACCCGGCTGCCGCACGCGACGGTGTCCGCGCTGCTCCGCCAGGCCGGGGTGACCCGGGTCGACACCATCACCGAACTGGTCGACGCGGGACTGCTGCTCGCCCGCCAGCCGCTGCCCGCCGGGCCGCGCGTGGCGATCCTCGGCAACTCCGAGTCGCTGGGCGTCCTGACGTACGACCGCTGCCTGGCGGAGGGGCTGCGGCCGGCGCGGCCCCTGGACCTGACGACCGGGGCGAGCGCGGCGGACTTCCACCGGGCGCTGAGCGCGGCGCTGGCCGACGACACGAACGACTCCGTCGTGGTGACGGCGATCCCGGCGATCGGCGAGGCGTCGCCGGGGGACGCGGAGCTGGCGGAGGCGCTGCGGTCCGCCGCGGCGGCGGTGCCGGGGAAGCCGGTGCTGGTGGTGCACGTGGAGCTGGGCGGACTGGCGCAGGCACTGTCGGCGGCGGCGAGCACCGCGCCGGCCGCCGCGGACAAGGCGTCCGGCGACCGGGGCGGCGCCCAGCCGCCCCGCCCGGCGGAACGACCGCCCACCGCGGTCTCCCCGCCCGAAGGGGCCCGGCTCATCCCCGCCTACCCCGCCGCCGAACGCGCCGTCCGGGCCCTCGCCGAGGCCGTCCGCTACGGGCAGTGGCGCAGGGAGGCGACGGACCCGGGAAGGGTGCCGGAGTACGAGGACATCGACGAGAAGGGGGCCGCGCGGCTGATCGGGGAGCTGCTGGCACGCGGCGAAGGACTCACGATCTCCGAGGCCGAGACCTGCGAGCTGCTCGGCAAGTACGGCATCAGGGTGCGGCGCGCCCTGCCCGCGCCCACCCCCGACACCGCCGCCGAGGCCGCCCGCGCCCTCGGCTACCCGGTGGCCCTGAAGGCGACCGCCCCCCACCTCAGGCACCGCGCCGACCTGGGCGGGGTCCGCCTGGACCTGGCCGACGAGGACCAACTGCGGCGGGCCTACGCCGAGTTGTCCGAGCTGTTCGGCAAGCCGGAGGAACTGCGGCCGGTGGTGCAGGGGATGGCGCCCAGGGGTGTCGACACCGTCGTACGGGCCGTGATCGACCCGGCGGCCGGGGCCGTGCTGTCCTTCGGCCTGGCCGGCGCGGTCTCCCAACTGCTGGACGACACGGCGCACCGGCTGATCCCGGTCACCGACCGGGACGCGACCTCGCTGGTGCGCACGATCCGCACCGCGCCCCTGCTCTTCGGCTGGCGCGGCTCCACCCCCGTCGACACCCCCGCCCTGGAGGAACTGCTGCTACGGGTGTCCCGGCTGGTCGACGACCACCCCGAGGTGGTCGCGGTCACCCTGGAACCGGTCGTCGTGGCCCCTCGCGGCGCCAACGTCCTCGGCGCGACCGTCCGCCTCGCCCCACCCCCGGCCCGGGACGACCACGGCCCCCGCACGATGCCGACGTACTGA
- a CDS encoding DNA gyrase/topoisomerase IV subunit A, with product MARRSTKTPPPDDSHEEKILDIDVVDEMRGSYLEYAYSVIYSRALPDARDGLKPVHRRIVYQMNEMGLRPERGYVKCARVVGEVMGKLHPHGDASIYDALVRMAQPFSMRLPLVDGHGNFGSLGNDDPPAAMRYTECRMAEATSLMTESIDEDTVDFAPNYDGQEQEPVALPAAFPNLLVNGSSGIAVGMATNMPPHNLREVVAAARHLIRHPNADLDALMKHVPGPDLPTGGRIVGLDGIRDAYATGRGTFKMRATVSVEPVTARRKGLVITELPFAVGPEKVIAKIKDLVNAKKVQGIADVKDLTDREHGLRLVIEIKNGFVPEAVLEQLYKLTPMEESFGINNVALVDGQPLTLGLKELLEVYLDHRFDVVRRRSEFRRGKKSDRLHLVEGLLTALVDIDEVIRLIRSSDNSAQAKERLMGRFSLSEVQTQYILDTPLRRLTKYDRIELEAEKDRLTEEIAELTRILESDAELRKLVSAELAAVAKKFGTDRRTVLLESAGAPALAVPLQVADDPCRVLLSSTGLLARTATAEPFPEQAGAKRVKHDVIVSAVPATARGEIGAVTSAGRLLRINVVDLPQLPDTAAAPNLSGGAPLAEFVSLEDDETVVCLTTLDESSPGLALGTEQGVVKRVVPDYPSNKEELEVITLKEGDRIVGAVELRTGEEDLVFITDDAQLLRFQASIVRPQGRPAGGMAGIKLAEGVRVISFTAVDPAVDAVVFTVAGSRGTLDDSVQTTAKLTPFDQYPRKGRATGGVRCQRFLKGEDCLALAWAGPTPARAAQKNGSPAELPEPDPRRDGSGTSLPKTVSVVAGPVF from the coding sequence ATGGCCCGCCGCAGCACGAAGACCCCGCCGCCCGACGATTCGCACGAGGAGAAGATCCTCGACATCGACGTCGTGGACGAGATGCGTGGCTCCTACCTCGAGTACGCGTACTCGGTCATCTACTCGCGCGCCCTGCCGGACGCCCGTGACGGTCTCAAGCCGGTGCACCGCCGGATCGTCTACCAGATGAACGAGATGGGCCTGCGCCCCGAGCGCGGCTATGTGAAGTGCGCCCGTGTCGTCGGCGAGGTCATGGGCAAGCTGCACCCGCACGGCGACGCGTCGATCTACGACGCCCTGGTGCGCATGGCCCAGCCCTTCTCCATGCGCCTGCCGCTGGTCGACGGCCACGGCAACTTCGGTTCGCTGGGCAACGACGACCCGCCGGCCGCCATGCGGTACACCGAGTGCCGGATGGCCGAGGCGACGAGCCTGATGACCGAGTCGATCGACGAGGACACGGTCGACTTCGCGCCGAACTACGACGGCCAGGAGCAGGAGCCGGTGGCGCTGCCCGCCGCCTTCCCGAACCTGCTGGTCAACGGCTCCTCGGGCATCGCGGTCGGCATGGCCACGAACATGCCGCCGCACAATCTGCGCGAGGTCGTCGCCGCCGCCCGCCATCTGATCAGGCACCCGAACGCGGACCTGGACGCGCTGATGAAGCACGTCCCGGGCCCCGATCTGCCCACCGGCGGCCGGATCGTGGGGCTGGACGGCATCCGGGACGCGTACGCGACCGGCCGCGGCACCTTCAAGATGCGCGCGACGGTCTCGGTCGAGCCCGTGACCGCCCGCCGCAAGGGCCTGGTGATCACCGAACTGCCGTTCGCGGTCGGCCCGGAGAAGGTCATCGCGAAGATCAAGGACCTGGTCAACGCCAAGAAGGTCCAGGGCATCGCGGACGTCAAGGACCTCACCGACCGCGAGCACGGACTGCGCCTGGTCATCGAGATCAAGAACGGCTTCGTGCCCGAGGCCGTCCTGGAGCAGCTCTACAAGCTGACGCCGATGGAGGAGTCCTTCGGCATCAACAACGTGGCCCTGGTGGACGGCCAGCCGCTCACCCTCGGCCTGAAGGAGCTGCTGGAGGTCTACCTCGACCACCGCTTCGACGTGGTGCGCCGCCGCAGCGAGTTCCGGCGCGGCAAGAAGAGCGACCGGCTGCACCTGGTGGAGGGCCTGCTCACGGCCCTGGTCGACATCGACGAGGTCATCCGGCTGATCCGGTCCAGCGACAACTCCGCGCAGGCCAAGGAGCGCCTGATGGGGCGCTTCTCGCTGAGCGAGGTGCAGACGCAGTACATCCTCGACACGCCGCTGCGCCGGCTCACCAAGTACGACCGCATCGAGCTGGAGGCGGAGAAGGACAGGCTCACCGAGGAGATCGCGGAGCTGACCCGGATCCTGGAGTCCGACGCGGAGCTGCGCAAGCTGGTCTCGGCCGAACTGGCCGCGGTGGCGAAGAAGTTCGGCACCGACCGGCGTACGGTCCTGCTGGAGTCGGCGGGCGCCCCCGCGCTGGCGGTGCCGCTCCAGGTGGCCGACGACCCGTGCCGGGTGCTGCTGTCCTCCACGGGCCTGCTGGCGCGTACGGCGACGGCCGAGCCGTTCCCGGAGCAGGCGGGCGCCAAGCGGGTCAAGCACGATGTGATCGTCTCGGCGGTGCCGGCGACCGCGCGCGGTGAGATCGGCGCGGTGACGTCGGCGGGCCGGCTGCTGCGGATCAACGTGGTCGACCTGCCGCAGCTGCCGGACACCGCGGCCGCGCCGAACCTCTCCGGGGGCGCGCCGCTGGCGGAGTTCGTCTCCCTGGAGGACGATGAGACGGTGGTGTGCCTGACCACGCTGGACGAGTCGTCCCCGGGTCTCGCGCTCGGCACCGAGCAGGGTGTGGTCAAGCGTGTGGTGCCCGACTACCCGTCCAACAAGGAGGAGTTGGAGGTCATCACGCTGAAGGAGGGCGACCGGATCGTCGGCGCGGTGGAGCTGCGCACCGGCGAGGAGGACCTGGTCTTCATCACGGACGACGCGCAGTTGCTGCGCTTCCAGGCCTCCATCGTGCGTCCGCAGGGCCGCCCGGCGGGCGGTATGGCGGGCATCAAGCTCGCCGAGGGGGTGCGGGTCATCTCGTTCACGGCCGTCGACCCGGCCGTCGACGCGGTGGTGTTCACCGTGGCGGGCTCGCGCGGCACGCTGGACGACTCGGTGCAGACGACGGCCAAGCTGACCCCGTTCGACCAGTACCCGCGCAAGGGCCGGGCGACCGGCGGAGTGCGCTGCCAGCGGTTCCTGAAGGGCGAGGACTGCCTCGCGCTGGCCTGGGCGGGCCCGACGCCCGCCCGTGCGGCGCAGAAGAACGGCAGCCCCGCGGAGCTGCCGGAGCCGGACCCGCGCCGGGACGGCTCGGGCACCTCGCTGCCGAAGACGGTCTCGGTGGTCGCGGGTCCGGTGTTCTGA
- a CDS encoding M16 family metallopeptidase, with the protein MPMGHTTTAEAGSGGLTATEHRLANGLRVVLSEDHLTPVAAVCLWYDVGSRHEVKGRTGLAHLFEHLMFQGSGQVKGNGHFELVQGAGGSLNGTTSFERTNYFETMPAHQLELALWLEADRMGSLLTALDDESMENQRDVVKNERRQRYDNVPYGTAFERLTALSYPEGHPYHHTPIGSMADLDAATLEDARQFFRTYYAPNNAVLSVVGDIDSEQTLAWVEKYFGSIPSHDGKPAPRDGSLPDVIGEQLREVVVEEVPARALMAAYRLPHDGTRACDAADLALTVLGGGESSRLYNRLVRRDRTAVAAGFGLLRLAGAPSMGWLDVKTSGDVEVPVIEAAIDEELARFAEEGPTAEEMERAQAQLEREWLDRLGTVAGRADELCRYAVLFGDPQLALNAVPRILEVTAEEVREVAKARLRPDNRAVLVYEPKSPENVEDADLPEDPESEATVEAGNENEETAK; encoded by the coding sequence ATGCCCATGGGTCACACGACCACAGCCGAGGCAGGCTCCGGGGGCCTGACAGCGACCGAGCACCGCCTGGCCAACGGTCTGCGCGTGGTGCTCTCCGAGGACCACCTGACCCCCGTGGCGGCCGTCTGCCTCTGGTACGACGTCGGCTCCCGCCACGAGGTCAAGGGGCGCACCGGCCTGGCCCACCTTTTCGAGCACCTGATGTTCCAGGGCTCGGGGCAGGTCAAGGGCAACGGCCACTTCGAACTGGTGCAGGGCGCCGGCGGCTCGCTCAACGGCACCACCAGCTTCGAGCGCACCAACTACTTCGAGACCATGCCCGCCCACCAGCTGGAGCTGGCGCTCTGGCTGGAGGCCGACCGCATGGGCTCCCTGCTGACCGCCCTGGACGACGAGTCCATGGAGAACCAGCGGGACGTCGTGAAGAACGAGCGCCGCCAGCGTTACGACAACGTTCCCTACGGGACGGCCTTCGAGCGGCTGACCGCCCTGTCGTACCCCGAGGGCCACCCCTACCACCACACGCCGATCGGCTCCATGGCGGACCTGGACGCGGCCACCCTGGAGGACGCCCGCCAGTTCTTCCGCACCTACTACGCGCCGAACAACGCGGTGCTCTCCGTGGTCGGCGACATCGACTCCGAGCAGACCCTCGCCTGGGTGGAGAAGTACTTCGGGTCCATCCCGTCGCACGACGGCAAGCCCGCGCCCCGCGACGGCTCCCTGCCGGACGTCATCGGCGAGCAGCTGCGCGAGGTCGTCGTCGAGGAGGTCCCGGCGCGCGCCCTGATGGCCGCCTACCGGCTGCCCCACGACGGCACCCGAGCCTGCGACGCGGCCGACCTCGCCCTGACCGTCCTCGGCGGCGGCGAGTCCTCCCGGCTCTACAACCGGCTGGTGCGCCGCGACCGTACGGCCGTCGCGGCCGGCTTCGGCCTGCTGCGTCTGGCCGGCGCGCCCTCCATGGGCTGGCTGGACGTGAAGACCTCCGGCGACGTGGAGGTGCCGGTCATCGAGGCCGCCATCGACGAGGAGCTGGCCCGGTTCGCCGAGGAAGGCCCCACCGCCGAGGAAATGGAGCGCGCCCAGGCCCAGTTGGAGCGCGAATGGCTGGACCGGCTCGGCACGGTCGCGGGCCGCGCCGACGAACTGTGCCGTTACGCCGTCCTGTTCGGCGACCCGCAGCTCGCCCTGAACGCCGTGCCGCGCATCCTTGAGGTCACCGCGGAGGAGGTCCGGGAGGTCGCCAAGGCCCGTCTGCGCCCCGACAACCGCGCGGTCCTGGTCTACGAGCCCAAGTCCCCGGAGAACGTCGAGGACGCCGACCTGCCCGAGGACCCCGAGTCGGAAGCCACCGTAGAGGCCGGCAACGAGAACGAGGAGACGGCCAAGTGA